Part of the Bacteriovorax stolpii genome, ATGACTTCGATCCGTTACTTACAAAGATCACAGTGCTTGGTGTATTGGTTTCAAAACGAATTTGCCCTGGGTACTTATACTCGATGGCCCCTTGCCCTCTTTTTGTTTTACCTTTAAGAGTGCTGGTATATTCCTGCTCAAATTTTGAGGTAAATGATTGCGGTAAAAAGTCAGCAAAGCTCGCTGAACTAAAAAGCGCAAGGCCCGCTAACAATCCGATATTTTTCATAACGTAATCTCCAAATTAATCTCTTCTCCTCTAATCATGCCGTAAAAGAAATCAAAGCTCAATTCCTGTCGCGGTCAAAATGACACTGATTTGGCAAAACAATATGTAAGGTCGTGTAAAAATCTCACAGTCCTGGCCTTATGGTTGACTTGAATCCTGCTTCTTTCTATATAGGTGACGGATTTATCACCAAGAGGAGAATTTATGAAACAACTTATGCTGGCCCTGGGACTTCTAAGTGCCTTTAATGCTTTTGCTTCAACTGTTGATGGATACTCACTTCCAATCACAGGTATTCAAACTGAAGAAAACTTCACTTTAAATGCTGTTCAAACAAGAACTGAGTACAGAAATGAAACTGTTGCTAGAACATGTTTTAGAACTGTATTCGATGGATACCAGACAGTTTGCCGTCAAGAACCAGAAACTTATTGTTATGAAGATCATATGTCTCGCAGAATTTGTAGCACTAGATATGTGAACCGTTGCTCTTCTGAAGCACGCTACAGACAAGAAGCTTACACTTGTTACCAGACAATCTCTGTTCCATACGAAGTTCCTAGCAACAACGTTAAAGCTAACGTAAAAGTTAAAGTAACAAACACTCCAGGTGTTCTTGCTCCTCACAATTCATGTAACCTGAACTCTACTCTTGAAGGTTCTTCTTTTAGAGTAAACGCAAGCTGTTCTGAGTTCATCGTTCTTGCAAAACAATCTGCAGACGAATCACGCGTTGGTGATACAGTTATCCAAAACCGCGTTCTTGACCTGACTCTTATTGATGCTAAAAAATTAACTGCACCAGTAAAAGGTGGAATCGGTGAAATGAGATTAGAAGGACAAACTCTTGTTCTAAGAACTGGAGACCTGACTAAGAACTCTAACTTCTCTCTAAAACTTTTCGTAGAAAGAAGAAAACTTCTTGGAAGCGATGACACACTTATTAACCGCAACCTTGCACCAAGTGAATACTCTTTCGAAAAAACAGGTGAGGACTTTGGTTTAGTAAAAATCAACCTTTCTAGCCTTGTTGGTGGAATCAATACAAAGAAAAAGCACGTTATCAGAGTTAACCTAAACGTAGCTGCTGATTTAACTGGTGCACTTAACACATCTCTTCCTTCGCTTTCTGCTGAAGAATCAATTACTGTAAACGACTAAGACTTTATAACAGTCAGGAGATCAAATCTCCTGACTGCCTTTATCAACTACTTTTATCTCTTTGACTCAAATCCCTCCTGCCCATAAAATTGAGGCATGAACAAAAGCGCAATTGTAAACCCAAAGATCGTGGAAGATTACACTATTAAATACCTCGTTGGTGTTGATGGTGGCGGAAGCGGAACAAGAATTATCGTCACTGATAAAAAACTCAAAATTTTGGCCAGTGCTCAAGGCGATCCTTCGGCCTTAGGACAGGGAATCGAAAAAGCATGGAGAGCAATCGTCGATACATTGGCGCGCGCTTTTCATTATGGAAGCATTCCTGTTCCTATGCTTTCTGAATGTGCCATTGGACTTGGTCTTTCAGGTGCTAATAATGTCATCTGGAAAAACGAATTCTATATGCGCAATCCGGGATTTAAAAACATCATCGTCGACACAGATGGCTTCACCACACTTCTAGGAGCACACGGTGGAAAGCCTGGCTCTATTGTCGCTGTCGGCACTGGAAGTGTCGGTATGGTGATGAATGATAAAAACGAACGCAAAGATGTTTCAGGCTGGGGATTTCCTTCTGGTGATGAGGCCAGCGGTGCCTGGCTTGGTCTGCGTGCCTGTGCCCTTACTCAAAAAACAATTGATGGCAGAAGAGCTGATTCAGCACTAAGTGATGCCGTTTTAAAATATTGTGGCAAAGAGCCTTCTCAGTTTTTAAACTGGCTTGGTAACGCTGGTCAAAATAGTTTTGCCCAACTTGCTCCTCTGGTGTTTCAGGCAGCTCCTCATGATCAGGATGCAAGAGAACTTCTCTTTACCGCTGGAAAAGAAATTGAACAAATGGCAAAAACTCTCGATCCAAATAATGAACTTCCCCTTTCAATATGTGGAAGACTCGGTGAAGCCTTAATCCCTTACTTGCCGGAAGCAACTAGAAAACGCAATCAGCCAGCTCTCGGCGATTCAACCATTGGTGCACTTCTTTTAATTGCTGAGGAAAGATAATGAAAACTATCAAGGCCAACATCGTTACTGAAAATGGTCTGACAGAGGCTCATCTTTCATACTCTGATAAAATTGAAAAAATTGAACTTAAATCTTCTCCCAATCCCACTCTTCCGAAGCTCGTTTCAGGTTTTATTGACCTGCATGTTCACGGTGGAGGCGGAGCTGATATCATGGAAGCCGGAGCTTCGGCCGAAACGATTTCTAAAACTCATGCACGTTTTGGGACAACTAGTTTTCTGGCAACAACGATGACTGCTCCTTTTAGCGACTTGGAAAAATCTTTTCTCGCTTTAAAAGAAAGTTTTCAAAATAAAAAGAAAAATCACGCCCGCATTCTTGGCGTGCACCTGGAAGGACCTTTTATCAGCGCTGATAAATTAGGTGCTCAACCTAACTTTACTCGCGAAGCAACTCTAAAAGAAATCAACCATCTCAATAGCATTGTTCCGATTAAAGTCATTACACTGGCACCAGAAGTTTTTAATCATCTGGATTTAATCCCTGAATTAAAAAAAATGGGAATCACAGTTCAGATCGGACACACCAATGGAACTTATGAACAAGGTGTAACGGCACTTAATCAAGGTGCAAAAAGCTTCACCCACCTCTTTAATGCCATGTCGAGTTTTCATCATAGGGCACCTGGAATGGCGGGAGCTGCTCTTGCGCATGCTGAGTACGCTGAACTTATCCCAGATTTAGAACACGTTCA contains:
- the nagA gene encoding N-acetylglucosamine-6-phosphate deacetylase encodes the protein MKTIKANIVTENGLTEAHLSYSDKIEKIELKSSPNPTLPKLVSGFIDLHVHGGGGADIMEAGASAETISKTHARFGTTSFLATTMTAPFSDLEKSFLALKESFQNKKKNHARILGVHLEGPFISADKLGAQPNFTREATLKEINHLNSIVPIKVITLAPEVFNHLDLIPELKKMGITVQIGHTNGTYEQGVTALNQGAKSFTHLFNAMSSFHHRAPGMAGAALAHAEYAELIPDLEHVHPGAIKVALKTIPNLYFVTDSTAATGMPDGDYKLGSHTVHKCLGGVRLADGTLAGSALTMDLAYRNLLSIGLTEAQITKKLSAIPAEVININNRGQIKVGHFADFVLLDKENRISTVIIEGDECDF
- a CDS encoding BadF/BadG/BcrA/BcrD ATPase family protein, whose translation is MNKSAIVNPKIVEDYTIKYLVGVDGGGSGTRIIVTDKKLKILASAQGDPSALGQGIEKAWRAIVDTLARAFHYGSIPVPMLSECAIGLGLSGANNVIWKNEFYMRNPGFKNIIVDTDGFTTLLGAHGGKPGSIVAVGTGSVGMVMNDKNERKDVSGWGFPSGDEASGAWLGLRACALTQKTIDGRRADSALSDAVLKYCGKEPSQFLNWLGNAGQNSFAQLAPLVFQAAPHDQDARELLFTAGKEIEQMAKTLDPNNELPLSICGRLGEALIPYLPEATRKRNQPALGDSTIGALLLIAEER